One genomic segment of Acinetobacter oleivorans DR1 includes these proteins:
- a CDS encoding glycosyltransferase, with protein sequence MKFSVLISIYFKEQPEHFNACMESIWNNQTVKPSEIIMVEDGPLTPELDLIIKYWEEKLKDILKVTKLAENVGTGKAKNIGLKQCTNEIVCIVDTDDISVPDRFEKQIKILSGDPELVILGGQIIEFIEDISSPSGMRNVPLTNLELRQYAKKQSPFNNMTITYRKTKILEVGGYQHHLWMEDYNLFLRVIAKGYKVQNLPDVLVYARIDNGMHGRRKGLQYIKSEKQLLDLKKQLKLQNPLYANILFLVRSAFRLLPANLLGTIYNTFLRKDIKK encoded by the coding sequence ATGAAATTTTCTGTACTAATTTCCATTTATTTTAAAGAGCAGCCAGAACACTTTAATGCGTGTATGGAAAGTATTTGGAATAATCAAACAGTGAAACCTTCTGAAATTATTATGGTAGAAGATGGCCCATTAACTCCTGAGTTAGATCTAATAATTAAATATTGGGAAGAGAAATTAAAAGATATTTTAAAAGTTACTAAACTTGCTGAAAATGTAGGTACAGGTAAAGCAAAAAATATTGGTCTAAAGCAATGCACTAATGAAATAGTTTGTATTGTGGATACTGATGATATCAGTGTTCCAGATCGTTTTGAAAAGCAAATTAAAATTTTATCAGGTGATCCTGAATTAGTAATTTTAGGTGGTCAAATTATAGAGTTTATTGAGGATATCTCTTCACCTTCTGGTATGCGAAATGTTCCATTGACAAATTTAGAGCTTCGCCAATACGCAAAAAAACAAAGTCCTTTTAATAATATGACAATTACTTATAGAAAAACCAAAATTTTAGAGGTGGGTGGGTATCAACACCATTTATGGATGGAAGATTACAATCTTTTTTTACGTGTGATTGCCAAAGGGTATAAGGTTCAGAACTTGCCAGATGTATTAGTCTATGCTCGTATCGATAACGGCATGCATGGACGTCGTAAAGGTTTACAATATATTAAAAGTGAAAAACAGTTACTAGATTTAAAAAAACAACTAAAGTTACAAAATCCTCTATATGCTAACATACTGTTTCTGGTACGGTCTGCGTTTAGACTGCTACCAGCAAATTTATTGGGTACAATTTATAATACCTTTCTTCGTAAAGATATTAAAAAATGA
- a CDS encoding nucleotide sugar dehydrogenase has translation MKIAVFGTTLHAGVMAALLAEYGNQIYWCTSVTCEENISVLSYQDQEVNNYLNKQRKSGFLQESPFSTIPLDVEVYLFCFSPTQIQLALNTVEKLSQRPIVHPRLMVNGSTFGLHGTDQLKQYLPKDEWVYFPDVIQEGNAINSVLHVKHVIVGVESNHARDTMQELLRPFFRFSYQYLFMPILDAEFTKLSISGMLATRISYMNDLAMVAEKLGIDIANVKHGIAADTRIGAAYLSAGVGFGGENFSHDILTLSSTVSGTGAKSRLLEQVWAINEQQKEILFRKLWNYYHCNLNGKTVAIWGASFKENTSSIHNSPIHILLAALWAQGVTVRLHDPQALDEIAATYGDRKDLVLCTDQYEAARDAHALCLVTAWKQYWSPDFKQLQQMMQHPLILDGRNIYDPAYVKAKGFAYEGVGRL, from the coding sequence ATGAAAATCGCAGTGTTTGGAACCACCTTACACGCTGGTGTAATGGCAGCATTACTAGCTGAATATGGCAATCAGATTTATTGGTGCACAAGTGTCACCTGCGAAGAAAATATTTCTGTACTTTCTTACCAAGATCAAGAAGTTAATAATTATTTGAATAAGCAAAGAAAATCGGGCTTTCTACAAGAAAGTCCTTTTTCTACTATTCCACTTGATGTTGAAGTTTATTTATTCTGTTTTAGTCCCACACAAATCCAGCTTGCTTTAAATACAGTTGAGAAGCTAAGCCAACGTCCTATCGTTCATCCTAGATTAATGGTAAATGGTTCTACGTTTGGCTTACATGGAACTGATCAGTTAAAACAATATTTACCAAAAGACGAGTGGGTCTATTTCCCTGATGTAATTCAAGAAGGGAATGCTATTAATAGTGTATTGCATGTAAAACATGTCATTGTTGGTGTTGAGTCCAATCATGCGCGGGATACAATGCAAGAGCTGTTACGCCCATTTTTCCGTTTTAGTTATCAATATTTATTTATGCCGATTTTGGACGCTGAATTTACCAAACTTAGTATTTCTGGCATGTTGGCGACCCGTATTAGTTATATGAATGACTTAGCTATGGTAGCAGAGAAACTCGGTATTGATATCGCTAATGTGAAGCATGGTATTGCGGCCGATACACGTATTGGTGCGGCTTATTTGTCCGCTGGAGTTGGTTTTGGCGGTGAAAATTTTTCGCATGATATTTTAACCCTTTCGAGTACTGTTTCTGGAACTGGGGCGAAAAGTCGTCTTTTAGAGCAGGTATGGGCAATTAACGAACAACAAAAAGAAATTTTATTCCGTAAGCTGTGGAATTATTATCATTGTAATTTGAATGGTAAAACCGTGGCTATTTGGGGTGCATCCTTCAAAGAAAATACCTCAAGCATACATAACTCCCCAATTCATATTTTATTAGCTGCATTATGGGCACAAGGTGTAACAGTACGTTTGCATGATCCTCAAGCATTAGATGAAATTGCCGCTACATATGGTGACCGTAAGGATTTAGTACTGTGTACTGATCAATATGAGGCTGCTCGAGACGCACACGCCTTATGTTTAGTTACCGCATGGAAACAATACTGGAGTCCAGACTTTAAGCAATTACAACAGATGATGCAGCATCCTTTAATTTTGGATGGGCGTAATATTTATGACCCAGCATATGTAAAGGCTAAGGGCTTTGCTTATGAAGGAGTAGGTCGTTTATGA
- a CDS encoding glycosyltransferase — protein MKKFLLIDTTWPINSRTERFKNSFKKYFEVIVVAWNRGLAGGKEELEGTYILDTNIGYGNQLKKLLKLPLFFIHIYSVCKKEKPNVFFASHWDSLICAVLLKLIWNWKVKIIYDCLDLPTLSNNIIRKIIIYVEKICLKFVNLTIFASRHFKPLYSKKVKSYIFENYPSTELLNSTSTEPDWIKRYDDKIPKGSKNVAWIGVVRYFDIIENILLAIKDTNICFFVFGDGPDLDKLVKAVNFYKLEKQVFFFGRYKPSDLKYIYEKSDLVWAAYPTNDFNAVYAISNKYFECSFFEKRIVLSKKTKMAEDLQDNPSVIIVDEYSPSDIKEKLQSNTTVFFNKYSKYENDMTWEDQEDKLIDSIKKVL, from the coding sequence ATGAAAAAATTTTTACTAATAGATACAACTTGGCCAATTAATTCTAGAACTGAGCGATTTAAAAATTCTTTTAAGAAATACTTTGAAGTGATTGTGGTTGCTTGGAATCGAGGTTTAGCAGGGGGCAAAGAAGAATTAGAAGGAACTTATATTTTAGATACGAATATAGGTTATGGAAATCAATTAAAAAAATTATTAAAACTTCCTCTTTTTTTTATTCATATTTATTCAGTTTGTAAGAAAGAAAAACCAAATGTTTTTTTTGCAAGTCATTGGGACTCATTAATTTGTGCCGTGCTATTAAAGCTCATTTGGAATTGGAAAGTAAAGATAATCTATGATTGCTTAGATTTACCTACTTTATCAAATAATATAATAAGAAAAATAATTATTTATGTTGAGAAAATATGTTTAAAGTTCGTAAACTTGACAATTTTTGCTTCACGACACTTTAAACCTCTCTATTCAAAAAAAGTAAAGTCTTATATCTTTGAAAATTATCCATCGACAGAATTACTTAATAGTACATCAACTGAACCAGATTGGATAAAGCGTTATGATGATAAAATTCCTAAAGGCTCTAAAAATGTAGCGTGGATTGGAGTGGTTCGGTATTTTGATATTATTGAAAATATATTATTAGCGATAAAAGATACAAATATTTGTTTCTTTGTCTTTGGTGACGGTCCGGATCTTGATAAATTAGTGAAGGCTGTTAATTTTTATAAATTGGAAAAGCAGGTTTTCTTTTTTGGAAGATATAAGCCTTCTGATCTTAAATATATTTATGAAAAGTCGGATTTAGTTTGGGCGGCTTATCCTACAAATGATTTCAATGCTGTTTATGCAATTTCTAATAAGTATTTTGAATGCTCTTTCTTTGAAAAAAGAATTGTTTTATCTAAGAAGACAAAAATGGCTGAGGATTTGCAAGACAACCCTAGTGTTATTATTGTTGATGAATACTCACCTAGTGATATTAAAGAGAAATTACAGTCTAATACTACAGTTTTTTTTAATAAATATAGTAAATATGAAAATGACATGACCTGGGAGGATCAAGAAGATAAGCTTATTGATTCTATAAAAAAGGTATTGTAA
- the galU gene encoding UTP--glucose-1-phosphate uridylyltransferase GalU — protein sequence MIKKAVLPVAGLGTRFLPASKSIPKEMVTVVDRPAIEYVVREAVDAGIEQIILVTHSSKASIENYFDRNFELETTLEQKKKFDLLAEITQIVPPHVSVVSVRQPQPLGLGHAVLCAKSIVGQDNFAVLLPDVLVKDDSGRNDLSRMIARYNTIQAAQIMVEAVPDNLVDQYGIVDVAHTPNEGESIAMQGIVEKPAVGSAPSNLSVVGRYVLPAKIMQLLENTPKGAGNEIQLTDAIAMLQETDIVEAYRMQGQTFDCGSKLGYLKAVLHYGIQHPKLGPEFKQLIQELKL from the coding sequence ATGATCAAAAAAGCAGTTTTACCAGTAGCTGGTTTAGGTACACGTTTTTTACCAGCAAGTAAGTCAATTCCAAAAGAAATGGTAACAGTTGTTGACCGTCCAGCTATTGAATATGTAGTGCGTGAAGCAGTTGATGCTGGAATTGAGCAAATTATTTTGGTGACTCACTCTTCAAAAGCATCGATTGAAAATTATTTTGATCGAAACTTTGAATTAGAAACTACATTAGAGCAAAAAAAGAAATTTGATTTACTTGCAGAAATTACACAAATTGTTCCGCCCCATGTGAGTGTTGTAAGTGTAAGACAACCTCAGCCTTTAGGTTTAGGACATGCGGTTTTATGTGCAAAGAGTATTGTTGGTCAAGATAATTTTGCTGTGTTATTACCGGATGTTTTGGTGAAAGACGACTCGGGCCGAAATGATTTATCTCGTATGATTGCACGTTATAATACAATTCAAGCTGCACAGATTATGGTAGAAGCAGTACCTGATAACCTTGTGGATCAATACGGGATTGTAGATGTAGCGCATACTCCTAATGAGGGTGAAAGTATTGCTATGCAAGGCATTGTTGAAAAACCTGCTGTTGGCTCTGCACCTTCTAATCTTTCTGTAGTTGGTCGCTACGTTTTGCCTGCAAAAATTATGCAGCTTTTGGAAAACACACCCAAAGGTGCAGGTAATGAAATTCAGTTAACAGATGCGATTGCGATGTTACAAGAAACAGATATTGTTGAAGCCTATCGTATGCAAGGCCAAACATTTGACTGTGGTAGTAAACTTGGATATTTAAAAGCTGTACTACATTATGGAATTCAACATCCTAAATTAGGCCCAGAATTTAAACAGCTAATTCAAGAGCTTAAGTTGTAG
- a CDS encoding sugar transferase, producing the protein MKRLVDIVISLIALTVLSPIFLVVAYKVRKNLGSPIFFYQERPGKDGKLFKMIKFRSMKDAFDAQGNPLPDEARITPFGQKLRSTSLDEMPQLINVLKGDMSVVGPRPMLKDFVALYSPEQARRLEVRPGMTGLAQVSGRNELDYEERFKCDVWYVDNHNVWVDFKIMFKTVKVMTKREGINAPGHVGPSLFKGNNTQENIDSSVK; encoded by the coding sequence ATGAAGCGTTTAGTAGACATAGTCATTTCTTTAATAGCTTTAACCGTTCTGTCGCCAATATTTCTGGTCGTTGCTTATAAGGTCCGTAAAAATTTAGGATCACCCATATTCTTTTATCAAGAAAGACCTGGGAAAGACGGAAAATTATTTAAAATGATTAAATTCCGTTCAATGAAAGATGCTTTTGATGCACAAGGAAATCCATTACCAGATGAAGCCCGCATTACTCCATTTGGCCAAAAATTGCGCTCTACAAGCCTAGATGAAATGCCGCAATTGATTAATGTGCTTAAAGGTGACATGAGTGTAGTTGGACCTCGTCCAATGCTTAAAGACTTTGTTGCATTATATTCACCAGAGCAGGCACGTCGTTTAGAAGTACGTCCTGGAATGACTGGTTTGGCTCAGGTAAGTGGCCGTAATGAACTAGATTATGAGGAACGATTTAAATGTGATGTTTGGTATGTCGATAATCACAATGTTTGGGTCGACTTTAAAATTATGTTTAAAACAGTCAAAGTGATGACTAAGCGTGAAGGCATTAATGCACCAGGGCATGTTGGACCTTCTTTGTTTAAAGGCAATAATACCCAAGAAAATATCGACTCGTCTGTAAAGTAA
- the galE gene encoding UDP-glucose 4-epimerase GalE produces MAKILVTGGAGYIGSHTCVELLNAGHEVIVFDNLSNSSEESLTRVQDITQKSLAFVKGDIRNVNELDRVFQDHSIDAVIHFAGLKAVGESQEKPLIYFDNNIAGSIQLVKSMEKAGVYTLVFSSSATVYDEANISPLNEDMPTGMPSNNYGYTKLIVEQLLQKLSNSDSKWSIALLRYFNPVGAHKSGRIGEDPQGIPNNLMPYVTQVAVGRREKLSIYGNDYNTVDGTGVRDYIHVVDLANAHLCALNNRLEVTGCRAWNIGTGNGSSVLQVKNTFEQVNGVPVAFEFAPRRAGDVATSFADNARAVAELGWQPQYGLEDMLKDSWNWQKQNPTGYKN; encoded by the coding sequence ATGGCTAAAATCCTAGTTACTGGTGGTGCTGGTTATATTGGTTCACATACCTGTGTAGAGCTTTTAAACGCTGGTCATGAAGTTATTGTTTTTGACAATCTATCAAACAGTTCTGAAGAGTCGTTAACGAGAGTCCAAGATATCACACAAAAGAGTTTAGCTTTTGTTAAAGGTGATATTCGTAATGTAAATGAACTTGATCGCGTATTTCAAGATCATTCAATTGATGCTGTAATTCACTTCGCAGGCTTAAAGGCAGTAGGTGAAAGTCAGGAAAAACCGCTGATTTATTTTGATAATAATATTGCTGGTAGTATTCAACTCGTTAAGTCGATGGAAAAAGCAGGTGTCTATACGCTTGTGTTTAGCTCTTCTGCGACAGTATATGACGAGGCCAATATATCTCCATTAAATGAAGATATGCCAACAGGTATGCCAAGTAATAACTATGGCTATACTAAACTGATTGTTGAGCAATTGCTGCAAAAACTGTCAAATTCAGATTCTAAATGGTCGATAGCTTTACTACGCTATTTTAACCCAGTTGGTGCCCATAAAAGTGGCCGTATTGGTGAAGACCCACAAGGTATTCCAAATAATTTAATGCCTTATGTGACTCAAGTTGCTGTAGGTCGCCGTGAAAAGCTATCTATTTATGGTAACGACTACAATACTGTAGATGGGACTGGGGTACGTGACTATATCCATGTCGTCGATTTAGCGAATGCACATTTATGTGCTCTAAATAATCGATTAGAAGTGACAGGTTGCCGTGCATGGAATATTGGTACAGGTAATGGTTCATCGGTTTTGCAAGTAAAAAATACATTTGAGCAAGTTAACGGTGTGCCTGTTGCTTTTGAATTTGCGCCACGTCGAGCAGGCGATGTAGCAACATCTTTTGCCGATAACGCTCGCGCAGTTGCGGAGCTAGGTTGGCAGCCGCAATATGGTTTAGAGGATATGCTTAAAGATAGTTGGAATTGGCAAAAGCAGAATCCAACAGGTTATAAAAATTAG
- a CDS encoding LTA synthase family protein: MTGRKYTALLLSQLFVIFLNFINKKKQQYLFSNLSPEDIFLVPEAMKATPWHLQLIFFTSIIFFLITLLIAIRKESKVTFHSYVPNIIIFGLLSSSLIYLNFIRNPTGACFSENKPMICASLQEFPNTRNDWIGDYRKIQDYGFVTFYISKVLDNVTSVLLPNRKVSEQDILQILQQHHLVQPLEDNEKEYSNIVIVMEESFWDSHHLDNGFSKDLLSFVHQNQISNLLSPSFGGGTANVEFEVLTSLNTTFFPNELLYVSKLKKPIYALPYYLNSIGYQTVVMHNNYSYYYNRNKVYPDLGFEKFISLENMIAHKDLGKVINLGGWVTDDLIFDSIKSTLKENELQPKFIYAITVENHPMYNDNRFGKQNYKLNKELSETEKQKLSTYTAGTARANQKLKELAEYLKTVDRPTILVAFGDHLPNLQEVYESYGFFKDDPERTNLKNYQTPFVVWSNYKLDKKPLKQPYIAASFVAPKLLKLAGLPLSDYYQFVDDVSSCYSAIHQKFINENPTCNFDKKVLLKGYENLNKDVLDGHNHTYKIMQNNQKEMEQ; this comes from the coding sequence GTGACGGGCCGGAAATATACTGCTTTATTGCTGAGCCAATTATTTGTTATATTTTTAAATTTTATTAATAAAAAGAAACAACAATATTTATTTAGTAATCTAAGTCCTGAAGATATTTTTCTTGTGCCTGAGGCAATGAAGGCAACACCATGGCATTTACAACTCATTTTCTTTACTTCAATTATTTTCTTTCTTATTACTCTGCTAATTGCAATAAGAAAAGAAAGTAAGGTGACATTTCATTCCTATGTACCAAATATTATTATTTTTGGATTACTTAGTAGTAGCTTAATTTATTTAAATTTCATTAGAAATCCTACAGGTGCTTGTTTTTCTGAAAATAAGCCTATGATTTGTGCAAGCCTACAGGAATTTCCAAATACTAGAAATGATTGGATCGGTGATTATCGGAAAATTCAAGATTATGGTTTTGTGACTTTTTATATTTCTAAAGTATTGGATAATGTAACGAGTGTATTATTACCTAACCGTAAAGTATCTGAGCAAGACATATTGCAGATATTGCAGCAACATCATTTGGTTCAACCTTTAGAAGATAATGAGAAGGAATATTCGAACATTGTTATTGTGATGGAAGAATCTTTTTGGGATTCTCATCATTTAGATAATGGTTTTTCAAAAGATTTATTATCTTTTGTTCATCAAAATCAGATTTCTAATTTATTGTCTCCTTCTTTTGGGGGAGGTACTGCGAATGTCGAGTTTGAAGTTCTAACGAGTCTCAATACAACTTTTTTCCCAAATGAGTTGTTATATGTTTCTAAGCTAAAGAAACCAATTTATGCTCTACCTTATTATTTAAATTCAATCGGTTATCAAACGGTTGTAATGCATAATAATTATAGTTACTACTATAATCGTAATAAGGTATATCCAGATTTAGGGTTTGAGAAATTTATATCGCTTGAAAACATGATTGCCCATAAAGATCTAGGGAAAGTTATTAATTTGGGCGGTTGGGTCACAGATGATCTCATTTTTGATTCAATTAAGTCTACTTTAAAAGAGAATGAGTTACAGCCAAAGTTTATTTATGCGATTACTGTTGAAAATCACCCAATGTATAATGATAATCGATTTGGTAAACAAAATTATAAACTTAACAAAGAACTGTCTGAAACTGAAAAGCAAAAATTAAGTACTTATACTGCTGGAACTGCACGTGCTAACCAAAAGTTAAAAGAGCTCGCTGAATATTTAAAGACAGTAGATAGACCAACAATTTTAGTGGCTTTTGGCGATCATTTGCCAAATCTACAAGAAGTTTATGAGAGTTATGGATTTTTTAAAGATGATCCTGAGCGAACTAATTTAAAAAATTATCAGACACCGTTTGTAGTGTGGAGCAATTATAAATTAGATAAGAAGCCTTTGAAGCAACCTTATATTGCTGCAAGTTTCGTCGCTCCAAAACTATTAAAGTTAGCAGGGTTACCTTTATCAGATTACTATCAATTTGTTGATGATGTCTCGAGTTGTTATAGTGCCATTCACCAAAAATTTATCAATGAAAATCCAACGTGTAATTTTGATAAGAAAGTATTGTTAAAAGGTTATGAAAATCTAAATAAGGATGTATTAGACGGACATAATCATACTTATAAAATTATGCAGAATAACCAAAAAGAGATGGAACAATAA
- the pgi gene encoding glucose-6-phosphate isomerase — MSKSIEKFPKELVSPLLKLQAMGEKNSKLHIKELFASEPDRFQQYSIKFDPLVFDYSKHRVTKDILEQLTALAKTKQLNQWIERLFSQDKVNCTEQRAAMHWALRLPVDYSKFPELTAQVHSQLQRMYALVEKIHVGQYRGATGEVIQDVVNIGVGGSDLGPQMVTHALSDFKVKTAKPLNVHFVSTMDGSQLSELLHQLRPETTLFIISSKSFGTIDTLSNAQTVRQWLEKTLGTHARVLKSHFVGVSTKADKMTEWGIAPENQLLLWDWVGGRYSLWSCIGLPIALSIGVEGFQQLLAGAHAVDEHFQNTSYEQNIPVLMGLLGVWNNNFLNIQTHAVLPYDGRLKYFAAYLQQLEMESNGKSVQRDGQKVELDTCPIVWGEVGPNAQHAFYQLLHQGTQAVSCDFIAPVQRYNADHFTYVENAEALVEQHHLALSNCLAQSRLLAFGNEALDSTELEKLPIYKQYEGNQPSSTLLLKELNPYSLGMLIALYEHKVFVQSVIWNINPFDQWGVEKGKQIADQLLPILNGVQNDLSSLDASTRGLIKILLGKVDG; from the coding sequence ATGAGTAAATCTATCGAGAAATTTCCTAAAGAGTTGGTTTCACCTTTACTAAAATTACAGGCGATGGGTGAGAAAAATTCAAAACTACATATAAAAGAATTGTTCGCTTCAGAACCGGATCGCTTTCAACAATATTCTATAAAATTTGATCCATTAGTTTTTGATTATAGTAAGCATCGTGTTACTAAAGACATTTTGGAACAATTGACTGCTCTTGCGAAAACCAAACAATTAAATCAATGGATTGAACGTCTTTTTTCACAAGACAAAGTAAATTGTACAGAGCAACGCGCAGCAATGCATTGGGCACTACGCTTGCCAGTTGACTATTCGAAGTTTCCAGAGTTAACGGCTCAAGTCCATAGCCAGTTACAACGTATGTATGCCTTAGTAGAAAAGATACATGTTGGTCAATATCGCGGGGCAACCGGTGAAGTGATTCAAGATGTTGTGAACATTGGTGTGGGTGGTTCTGATTTAGGGCCACAAATGGTCACCCATGCGTTGTCAGATTTTAAAGTGAAAACGGCTAAACCTTTAAATGTTCACTTTGTATCGACTATGGATGGTAGTCAGTTGTCGGAGTTGCTCCACCAACTTCGTCCAGAAACAACACTATTTATTATTTCTTCAAAATCTTTTGGAACGATTGATACTTTATCAAATGCCCAAACGGTACGACAGTGGCTTGAAAAAACTTTGGGAACACATGCCCGAGTTTTAAAAAGTCATTTTGTTGGAGTATCAACAAAAGCAGATAAAATGACTGAATGGGGGATTGCCCCAGAAAATCAATTACTGCTTTGGGACTGGGTAGGTGGCCGTTACTCATTATGGTCATGCATTGGTTTACCTATTGCGTTGAGTATCGGGGTTGAAGGTTTTCAGCAACTCTTAGCTGGTGCTCATGCAGTAGATGAACATTTTCAAAATACAAGTTATGAGCAAAATATTCCTGTTTTAATGGGATTATTAGGCGTTTGGAACAATAATTTTTTAAATATTCAAACTCATGCAGTATTACCTTATGATGGTCGATTAAAGTATTTTGCTGCTTATTTGCAGCAACTTGAAATGGAATCTAATGGTAAATCGGTACAACGTGACGGTCAAAAAGTCGAACTCGATACATGCCCAATTGTATGGGGTGAAGTTGGACCAAATGCTCAACATGCCTTCTATCAGTTATTACACCAGGGAACTCAAGCAGTAAGCTGTGACTTTATTGCGCCAGTCCAACGCTATAACGCTGACCATTTTACCTATGTTGAAAATGCAGAGGCTTTAGTCGAGCAGCATCATCTTGCGTTATCGAATTGTCTGGCCCAATCAAGATTATTGGCCTTTGGTAATGAAGCTTTAGACTCAACTGAATTAGAAAAACTGCCGATTTACAAACAATATGAAGGTAACCAACCGAGTTCAACCCTATTATTGAAAGAGTTGAATCCATATAGTTTGGGAATGTTAATTGCTTTATATGAGCATAAAGTTTTTGTGCAGTCTGTAATTTGGAATATTAACCCGTTTGATCAATGGGGCGTCGAAAAAGGCAAACAGATTGCTGATCAACTATTACCTATTTTAAATGGGGTTCAAAATGATCTTTCATCATTAGATGCCTCAACACGTGGATTAATTAAAATATTATTAGGAAAAGTAGATGGCTAA
- a CDS encoding acyltransferase family protein — MNKRIDIQILRAFAVIFVVLFHLEVTGIQSGFLGVDVFFVVSGFLMAILYKPGEAKKFFERRAKRLLPAYFATVILTLIAAIFVVLPSEQEAVLTQSIYSIFFANNFGFWLQNSYFSKSDFKPLLHLWSLGVEIQFYLIVPFLVFFFKKSKFLLPIALLGSLLSCIFILGIAPQTSFFMMPLRVWEFLIGFVVAYYLTINGNIKFNNYSFLGLIGLAIICAVPFLHIDGNSVNRLNAHPGIHALIVCIATALVLSFGLPKFLQDSKLGLLLSKIGDYSYSIYLVHFPIIVLYLYKPFTGTNLHPESLLDKISLFILIAVASILMHKLIETRNFKNIKREYLVSIISIVALIGITKVTQTYFYNQQEKNIFAGLKDRATYRCGKLKRISDPKAVTCKINNENFEKSILLVGNSHSDSIKMAFSEEAAKNKYNTYFVVSNTPLIEGPFTVDVLLKEAARLKTGRIIMHYSSPALDDKLLEKIESLLKHKNISIDFIMPVPIYKEPVPKILYENNATAQYDVHKYLDDNAIFFTKLEVLESKYSNLKIDHVKQILCKPTCIISDENKYPYYFDSNHLNLTGANLLIPVFEKIFSSYSDKEK, encoded by the coding sequence ATGAATAAAAGAATTGATATACAAATTTTAAGAGCTTTTGCTGTTATTTTTGTCGTGCTGTTCCATCTTGAAGTAACTGGTATACAAAGTGGTTTTCTTGGTGTTGATGTCTTTTTTGTAGTAAGTGGCTTTTTAATGGCCATTCTATACAAGCCTGGAGAGGCAAAAAAATTCTTTGAAAGACGAGCTAAGCGTTTATTACCTGCATATTTTGCAACAGTAATTCTTACATTAATCGCAGCTATATTTGTTGTTCTTCCTTCTGAACAGGAAGCCGTTTTAACTCAATCAATATACAGTATATTCTTTGCTAACAATTTTGGTTTCTGGCTACAAAACTCATATTTTAGTAAATCAGATTTTAAACCCCTACTTCATCTGTGGTCTCTTGGTGTTGAGATCCAGTTTTATTTAATAGTACCTTTTTTAGTATTTTTCTTTAAAAAGTCTAAATTTTTACTTCCGATTGCATTACTTGGCTCACTTCTAAGCTGTATTTTTATCCTGGGTATTGCTCCTCAAACATCATTTTTTATGATGCCTTTACGTGTTTGGGAGTTTTTAATTGGGTTTGTGGTGGCTTATTATTTAACCATTAATGGTAATATTAAATTTAATAATTACAGTTTTTTGGGATTAATTGGTTTAGCTATAATTTGTGCCGTACCATTTCTTCATATTGATGGAAATTCTGTAAATCGATTAAATGCACATCCTGGTATACACGCATTAATTGTTTGTATTGCCACAGCCCTAGTTCTGAGTTTCGGATTACCTAAATTTTTACAAGATAGTAAATTAGGTTTACTTCTTTCAAAAATTGGTGACTATTCCTACTCTATTTATCTTGTTCACTTTCCCATTATTGTTCTCTATTTATACAAGCCTTTTACGGGTACAAATTTACATCCTGAAAGTTTATTAGATAAGATCTCTTTATTTATTCTAATTGCAGTAGCTTCAATTCTAATGCATAAATTGATTGAAACTAGAAACTTTAAGAATATAAAGAGAGAATATCTAGTTTCTATCATCTCAATAGTTGCATTGATTGGTATAACGAAAGTTACTCAAACCTATTTTTATAATCAGCAAGAGAAAAATATTTTTGCGGGTTTAAAAGACCGTGCAACGTATCGCTGTGGCAAACTTAAACGTATTTCTGATCCCAAAGCTGTCACATGTAAAATCAACAATGAAAATTTTGAAAAATCAATTTTATTGGTAGGAAACAGTCATTCAGATTCAATTAAAATGGCATTTTCTGAAGAGGCTGCCAAGAACAAATATAATACTTATTTTGTAGTTTCTAATACTCCTCTAATTGAAGGACCTTTCACTGTAGATGTTTTACTTAAAGAAGCTGCTCGGTTAAAGACAGGGCGAATTATAATGCATTATTCATCACCAGCCTTAGATGACAAGTTACTTGAAAAAATAGAGAGCCTTCTTAAACATAAAAATATTTCAATTGATTTTATTATGCCTGTACCTATTTATAAAGAACCAGTACCAAAAATTCTTTATGAGAATAATGCTACTGCACAATATGATGTACATAAGTACCTTGATGATAATGCTATCTTCTTTACTAAACTTGAAGTCTTAGAATCTAAGTATAGCAATTTAAAAATAGATCATGTGAAGCAAATACTTTGTAAGCCTACTTGTATAATTAGTGATGAAAATAAATATCCATATTACTTTGATAGTAATCACTTGAACCTTACTGGAGCTAATTTGCTAATACCCGTGTTTGAAAAAATCTTTTCTTCTTATTCAGATAAGGAAAAATAA